In Caulobacter segnis ATCC 21756, the sequence GCGTTGTACGCGTCGATGAAGTCGGTGATCGCCGTCTTGATGTCGGCGTAGTCGGCCTCGACATCGAGGGTCACGGTCTGATCGGTGGTCGTGATCTGCAGCAGCGAGATGGCCAGGCCCGGAATTGTGTCGGTGAGTTGGTTGCTGTCGCTGGTGATCGTGACGCCGTCGATGGTGGCGATGGCGGGCTGGGCGGCCTGAAGGACGTTGGTGAAATCGCCGCTGTCGTCCACCAGGCCGATCGCGGCGGCCACGCCGCTCGTATCGGAAAGCGCGATGTCGACATTGGTGTCGGCCGCCGACAGGACCAGTTTGTAGGCGCCGGCGGAGACCTTCAGGAGCGTGGCGCTGACGCCGGTCGTGTCGCTCTGCTCGTTGATCGCCTCGGCCAGGTCCGAGAGCGTCATGTCCGAGGTCACGGCGATGGTGGCGGGCGTTCCGCCGGCCACGCCGATCGTGAAGTCGCCGCCCTGTCCGAGCGCGGTCGAGGAATCCAGGCTGTCGGAGGCGACCTTCATCGCCTTGGCCAGTTGGCTGACCGTCACCGTGTAGCTGGCGGCGACCGCGTCGGACTCGGCGCTGACGGCGATGATGTCGGTGGCGTCCGAGCCGTCGGAGGCGGTGAGGTAGGCGGTCTTGTCGTCGAAGGCGTTGCCTGTGCTGGTCGACAGGCTGCTGTAGGTCGTCGACTTCAGCGACGACATGGAGCTGGTGATGTCGTCCAGCAGCGACTGCAGGGTCTGATAAGAACTGATCTTGGTCGTGTTTGCCGTGACCTTGGCGTCAAGCGTGTCGGCGCGCGCGGTCTTCTGCGCCACCGCCGCTTCGATCAGGGAGTCGGTGTCCAGGCCCGAGATCGTGCCGGTCAGATAGCTGGTCGACCCGGTGGTCGAAACCGTGCTGGTGCTGGTCATGGGATCGCCAAAGGTGCGGCGGGAGGACCGTCAGGCCCCCCCGCCAGTTTCCGAGCCGACTACTGCAGCAGCTTCAGAAGCGACTGGCTCATCGAGTTGGCCTGCGAGAGGGCCGAAATCGCGGCGCTGGTCAGCGTCTGATAGTTGGTGAAGTTCGTCTGCTCGCTCGCGATGTCGACGCCCGAGATCGACGACTCGGCCG encodes:
- the fliD gene encoding flagellar filament capping protein FliD, with the protein product MTSTSTVSTTGSTSYLTGTISGLDTDSLIEAAVAQKTARADTLDAKVTANTTKISSYQTLQSLLDDITSSMSSLKSTTYSSLSTSTGNAFDDKTAYLTASDGSDATDIIAVSAESDAVAASYTVTVSQLAKAMKVASDSLDSSTALGQGGDFTIGVAGGTPATIAVTSDMTLSDLAEAINEQSDTTGVSATLLKVSAGAYKLVLSAADTNVDIALSDTSGVAAAIGLVDDSGDFTNVLQAAQPAIATIDGVTITSDSNQLTDTIPGLAISLLQITTTDQTVTLDVEADYADIKTAITDFIDAYNALRDFLDTNSAVSADGTVAEDAVLFADSLLRGVTKQLSATLSTKAGSDADANSLAALGVTLTADNKLELSDETTLDNLLLTDLDGLRSFFESGFTTTDSALKLLKNSSAASLDFTLDVTVTDGAISDVTAGGESGLFTVSGSRLVGAAGTLYEGLSFALVAGQSVSIGVKLTQGFADLVTTQLDAYANASTGLIQGEIERLNDASSDLSEKSTRIRDDAEIYRDRLIAKYSAMEQELYAAQVLQEQIKSILGSSSDSDE